A window of the Sandaracinaceae bacterium genome harbors these coding sequences:
- a CDS encoding ABC transporter ATP-binding protein — protein sequence MSPTPTSDRPLARLLAYARPQRARVRMAAAYSFLNKLFDLAPPLLIGAAVDVVVTREESLLARVGVVDPVHQLWALALLTIVIWGLESVFEYLFQVAWRNLAQTIQHQLRIELYDHVQSLDVAWFEERGTGELMSVLNDDVNQLERFLDTGANELIQVGTTVLVIGAVFFALAPTVAVLAFLPVPFVLFGSFRYQALLIPRYARVREKVGSLNSRLAINLGGIRTIKSFTNEAHELSRLEKESRGYEAVNQDAIRLSAAFVPIIRMVIVVGFVATLIAGGHLALAGTLAIGSFSVLVFLTQRLLWPLTRLGETFDLYQRAMASTTRALDLLDTQRALVDGERALALGDVRGALSLRDVHFAYRPDVPVLQGLDLEVPAGQTVAVVGATGSGKSTLVKLLLRFYDPTRGSITLDDHALPGLTLRSLRDAVGLVSQDVFLFHGTVRENIAYGKLDATDEQILEAARKAEALEFIEALPEGLDTVVGERGQKLSGGQQQRLSIARAILKDPPILVFDEATSAVDNETEAAIQRSLAEVSRGRTTVVIAHRLSTIRAADRIDVLSEGRVVESGRHEELLALDGVYAALWRVQTGELPSH from the coding sequence ATGTCCCCCACCCCGACGAGCGACCGGCCCCTCGCGCGGCTGTTGGCCTATGCGCGCCCGCAGCGCGCGCGCGTGCGCATGGCGGCGGCCTACTCGTTCTTGAACAAGCTGTTCGACCTGGCCCCGCCGCTGCTCATCGGCGCCGCCGTGGACGTCGTCGTCACGCGTGAAGAGTCGCTGCTCGCCCGCGTTGGCGTGGTGGACCCGGTGCACCAGCTGTGGGCCCTGGCGCTGCTGACCATCGTCATCTGGGGTCTCGAGTCGGTGTTCGAGTACCTGTTCCAGGTGGCCTGGCGCAACCTCGCGCAGACCATCCAGCACCAGCTGCGCATCGAGCTGTACGACCACGTGCAGTCGCTCGACGTTGCGTGGTTCGAGGAACGCGGCACGGGCGAGCTCATGAGCGTGCTCAACGACGACGTGAACCAGCTGGAGCGCTTCCTGGACACGGGCGCCAACGAGCTCATCCAGGTGGGCACCACGGTGCTCGTCATCGGCGCGGTGTTCTTCGCGCTCGCACCCACGGTCGCGGTCCTCGCGTTCCTGCCCGTGCCGTTCGTGCTGTTCGGCTCGTTTCGCTACCAGGCGCTCCTCATCCCGCGCTACGCGCGGGTGCGTGAGAAGGTGGGCTCGCTGAACAGCCGGCTGGCCATCAACCTCGGCGGCATCCGCACCATCAAGAGCTTCACCAACGAAGCGCACGAGCTCTCGCGCCTCGAGAAGGAGAGCCGTGGCTACGAGGCCGTGAACCAGGACGCCATCCGCCTCAGCGCGGCCTTCGTGCCCATCATCCGGATGGTCATCGTGGTGGGCTTCGTGGCCACGTTGATCGCGGGCGGTCACCTGGCGCTCGCGGGTACGCTCGCCATCGGGTCGTTCTCGGTGCTGGTGTTCCTCACGCAGCGCCTCCTGTGGCCGCTCACGCGCCTGGGCGAGACCTTCGACCTGTACCAGCGCGCCATGGCGTCCACGACACGGGCGCTCGATTTGCTCGACACGCAGCGCGCCCTGGTCGACGGTGAGCGTGCGCTGGCACTCGGCGACGTGCGCGGCGCGCTCTCGCTGCGGGACGTGCACTTCGCCTACCGCCCGGACGTGCCGGTGCTGCAGGGCCTCGACCTGGAAGTACCCGCCGGTCAGACCGTGGCCGTGGTGGGCGCGACCGGCTCTGGCAAGTCCACACTGGTGAAGCTGCTGCTGCGCTTCTACGACCCCACGCGGGGCAGCATCACGCTCGACGACCACGCCCTGCCGGGTCTCACCCTGCGCTCGCTGCGGGACGCCGTCGGGCTGGTCAGCCAGGACGTGTTCCTGTTCCACGGCACGGTCCGCGAGAACATCGCTTACGGAAAGCTGGACGCGACCGACGAGCAGATCCTCGAGGCCGCCCGCAAGGCCGAGGCGCTGGAGTTCATCGAGGCGCTGCCCGAAGGGCTCGACACGGTCGTGGGCGAGCGCGGCCAGAAGCTGTCGGGCGGGCAGCAGCAGCGCCTGTCCATCGCGCGCGCCATCCTGAAGGACCCGCCCATCCTCGTGTTCGACGAGGCGACCTCCGCTGTGGACAACGAGACCGAGGCCGCCATCCAGCGCTCCCTGGCCGAGGTGAGCCGCGGGCGCACGACCGTCGTCATCGCACACCGACTGTCCACCATCCGTGCGGCGGACCGCATCGACGTGCTCAGCGAGGGCCGCGTGGTGGAGTCCGGGCGCCACGAGGAGCTGCTCGCGCTGGACGGCGTGTACGCTGCACTGTGGCGCGTCCAGACGGGCGAGCTGCCGTCGCACTGA
- a CDS encoding TerC family protein: MDATVIDALLALLTLTSMEVVLGIDNVIFIAILVARVPDEQRERLRRAGLVLALGMRIGLLMAIEWIMSLTDTVLSVAGNDLSGRDLILLAGGAFLIAKSTHEIHDKVEGAARQDDETPKVAAGAASVLAQIIMVDVVFSLDSVITAVGMADQVWVMVVAMIVATVVMLISAKPIGDFVEKHPTLKVLALAFLILIGVMLVAEGLGHHVSKGYIYFAMAFSLVVEIINMRVRKPAASAS, from the coding sequence ATGGACGCGACCGTGATCGATGCTCTCCTGGCCCTGCTGACCCTGACGTCGATGGAGGTCGTCCTGGGCATCGACAACGTGATCTTCATCGCGATCCTCGTGGCGCGCGTGCCAGACGAGCAGCGTGAGCGGCTGCGACGGGCCGGGCTGGTGTTGGCGCTCGGCATGCGCATCGGGCTCCTGATGGCCATCGAGTGGATCATGAGCCTGACCGACACGGTGCTGAGCGTGGCCGGGAACGACCTGTCGGGGCGGGACCTGATCCTGCTGGCGGGCGGGGCGTTCCTCATCGCGAAGAGCACCCACGAGATCCACGACAAGGTGGAGGGGGCCGCGCGCCAGGACGACGAGACGCCCAAGGTCGCGGCCGGCGCCGCCTCGGTGCTTGCTCAGATCATCATGGTGGACGTCGTGTTCTCGCTCGACTCCGTGATCACCGCGGTCGGGATGGCGGACCAAGTGTGGGTCATGGTGGTGGCCATGATCGTGGCGACGGTGGTGATGCTGATCTCGGCCAAGCCCATCGGCGACTTCGTCGAGAAGCACCCGACGCTGAAGGTGCTCGCGCTCGCGTTCTTGATCCTGATCGGCGTGATGCTGGTGGCCGAGGGGCTCGGACACCACGTGAGCAAGGGCTACATCTACTTCGCCATGGCGTTCAGCCTGGTCGTGGAGATCATCAACATGCGGGTCAGGAAGCCCGCGGCGTCCGCGTCATGA
- a CDS encoding CRTAC1 family protein, which produces MLPRSALRPALPRLRALGWCAALVPCLFACSAPRGTQRDAGPTGVSDGATDAFVETPSPDAALRHDASVPGGDAGRADGASPPPPGDAGGDAMPRDAGPRVSPPSPTFVDVSVVAGLHHDPGELREPPACLLDYVHRSGPGDYCLPERFIGAAAVGDFDGDGWPDLFVTRVGGPGQLLRNGADGTFTDEGAARGIASTAVHSGAAWVDVEGDGDLDLLLLTMGALRNELYLNDGSGHFEERAVERGVDVTSEHAHVGTSVALGDFDLDGYVDLFVGDWHPEGALGAQPDLNRLLRNRGAAAPGFFEDVGAALGVALDDDRTTPGLPAGAFAFAPAFVDLDGDRYPELAVAADYGTTRLYWNDAGQRFVNGTAAAGVSNNANGMGSAFGDFDGDGVLDWFISGVHRPPNATGNRLFRSVGARRFADVTDAFGVRDGDWGWGAAFFDANHDGVLDLALASGWPVYPFLDDPMRLWLGGAGAPWEDGAAAAGIDYRSGGRGLVPFDYDRDGDLDLLVIGNTSPAALLRNDDPPGGWLVVRAEGGVGNPHSLGAVVRVQVDAGGAWQVRHIGVGAHLFAQEEAVAHFGLGAGDAPVHAVDVYWPATDQRIVVRDVARDATLTVAHP; this is translated from the coding sequence GTGCTGCCCCGCTCCGCGCTGCGCCCCGCCCTGCCTCGCCTCCGCGCGCTGGGCTGGTGTGCGGCTCTCGTGCCGTGCCTCTTCGCGTGCAGCGCGCCACGCGGGACGCAACGTGACGCGGGGCCAACGGGCGTGAGCGACGGCGCGACGGACGCCTTCGTGGAGACACCGAGTCCCGACGCTGCGCTCCGACACGATGCCTCGGTCCCTGGTGGCGACGCGGGCCGCGCCGACGGGGCATCGCCGCCTCCGCCTGGAGATGCGGGCGGCGACGCCATGCCGCGCGACGCGGGGCCGCGGGTCTCGCCGCCATCACCGACCTTCGTGGACGTCAGCGTGGTCGCTGGGCTGCATCACGACCCGGGCGAGCTCCGGGAGCCACCGGCTTGTTTGCTGGACTACGTGCACCGCAGCGGACCAGGGGACTACTGCCTACCCGAGCGCTTCATTGGGGCGGCCGCGGTCGGTGACTTCGACGGCGACGGCTGGCCCGACCTGTTCGTCACGCGCGTGGGTGGACCTGGGCAGCTCCTGCGCAACGGCGCGGACGGCACGTTCACGGACGAGGGCGCTGCTCGGGGCATCGCATCGACGGCGGTCCACTCGGGCGCGGCGTGGGTCGACGTCGAGGGCGATGGCGACCTGGACCTGCTGCTCCTCACGATGGGAGCGCTGCGCAACGAGCTCTACCTGAACGATGGCAGCGGACACTTCGAAGAGCGCGCGGTGGAGCGCGGCGTCGACGTCACCAGCGAACACGCACACGTCGGCACGAGCGTGGCGCTGGGCGACTTCGACCTCGACGGATATGTCGATTTGTTCGTAGGGGACTGGCACCCGGAGGGGGCGCTCGGCGCGCAGCCGGACCTCAACCGTCTGCTGCGCAATCGGGGCGCCGCCGCGCCCGGCTTCTTCGAGGACGTGGGCGCCGCGCTCGGCGTCGCGCTGGACGACGATCGCACCACGCCTGGGTTGCCCGCTGGGGCGTTCGCGTTTGCGCCCGCGTTCGTGGACCTGGACGGTGACCGCTACCCGGAGCTGGCGGTGGCGGCGGACTACGGCACGACGAGGCTCTACTGGAACGACGCCGGGCAGCGCTTCGTGAACGGGACGGCGGCGGCGGGCGTGTCCAACAACGCGAACGGGATGGGTTCGGCCTTCGGCGACTTCGATGGCGACGGAGTGCTCGACTGGTTCATCAGCGGCGTGCACAGGCCTCCGAACGCGACGGGCAACCGTCTGTTCCGCAGCGTGGGGGCGCGTCGCTTCGCCGATGTCACGGACGCGTTCGGGGTGCGCGATGGCGACTGGGGGTGGGGGGCAGCGTTCTTCGACGCCAACCACGACGGCGTGCTCGACCTCGCGCTGGCGAGCGGTTGGCCGGTGTACCCGTTCCTGGACGATCCGATGCGCTTGTGGCTGGGCGGCGCGGGAGCGCCCTGGGAGGACGGGGCCGCCGCGGCTGGCATCGACTACCGATCGGGGGGTCGTGGCCTGGTACCCTTCGACTACGACCGCGACGGAGATCTGGACCTGCTGGTCATCGGCAACACATCGCCCGCGGCGCTGCTCCGCAACGACGACCCCCCCGGCGGCTGGCTCGTGGTCCGTGCCGAGGGGGGCGTCGGCAACCCACACAGCCTCGGCGCCGTCGTGCGTGTTCAAGTGGATGCGGGAGGCGCCTGGCAGGTGCGCCACATCGGCGTGGGGGCGCACCTCTTCGCCCAAGAAGAGGCCGTGGCGCACTTCGGGCTGGGGGCAGGGGATGCGCCCGTACACGCGGTCGACGTGTACTGGCCCGCGACGGACCAGCGCATCGTCGTGCGTGACGTTGCGCGCGACGCGACGCTCACCGTGGCGCATCCGTAG
- a CDS encoding DEAD/DEAH box helicase: protein MSSQAFDGRRRAPWQREVGIASVLERWEEGRRGKNMVLEHELPPREARTGPLPESLTGAVRGALEKRGIETLYTHQLEALELAAAGRDFVVATPTASGKSLCYHLPVMDGLARDATARALYLFPTKALARDQEDGLRGLLRDAGIAQGAITYDGDTPGDARRAARERAGVLITNPDMLHASILPHHANWARFFANLRFVVVDELHMYRGVFGSHLANVMRRLLRVARFHGSEPLFISASATIGNPGEHASRVIGRPVRVLGESGAPAGPRHVRVYNPPVINAELGIRESYIKAAVRLTVDLVSAEVPTLVFGQSRNGVEVMLKYLRDKLPDIPPDSIQAYRGGYLPETRRRIELGLREGTVRCVVATNALELGIDIGALSAVVCAGYPGTIAGLWQRFGRAGRRQEPSVAVLVTSSQPHDQFVARDPEQIVGAPVEEARIDPNNVEILIQHLKCAAFELPFSESDAFGDVPADALADALGFLADNEVLHPARDGRGELVYHWSADSYPANNVSLRSVGWDNFVIIDLDTDKTIAEMDWRSTHTMLHVQAIYQHDGGQFQVERLDFENHKAYVRSVAPDYYTTAQTHTRVSVLEQDDGASVRFTPEVSLAAGLGDVSVIERVVGYKKIKYHSHENVGYGDVHLPEMQMHTTGFWLTFPEAWVMARPEPRAAVIDALRGLSKAMHTVASIGLMVDPRDLGRTLGDKTDADGPPGKGHGGGPGFDPTIFLFDYVAGGIGLAPRLFDERESLLQRTRVLVESCDCRAGCPACIGPDAGESDEHGVPIEAALLTRKDIVLDVLRSLGVAALH, encoded by the coding sequence ATGTCCAGCCAGGCCTTCGACGGGCGCCGCCGCGCGCCCTGGCAGCGTGAAGTGGGGATCGCCTCGGTGCTCGAGCGCTGGGAGGAGGGTCGGCGCGGCAAGAACATGGTGCTCGAGCACGAGCTGCCGCCGCGTGAGGCACGCACCGGCCCCCTGCCGGAGTCGCTCACGGGCGCGGTCCGTGGCGCCCTCGAGAAGCGCGGCATCGAGACGCTGTACACGCATCAGCTCGAGGCGCTCGAGCTCGCGGCTGCGGGTCGGGACTTCGTGGTCGCGACGCCGACCGCGTCAGGCAAGAGCCTCTGCTACCACCTGCCCGTCATGGACGGCCTCGCGCGGGACGCCACGGCCCGCGCGCTGTACCTGTTCCCCACCAAGGCGCTGGCGCGCGACCAGGAGGACGGCCTGCGCGGCCTGCTGCGTGACGCGGGCATCGCGCAGGGGGCCATCACCTACGACGGAGACACGCCTGGCGACGCGCGGCGCGCGGCGCGGGAGCGCGCGGGGGTGCTCATCACCAACCCCGACATGCTGCACGCCAGCATCCTGCCCCACCACGCCAACTGGGCGCGCTTCTTCGCCAACCTGCGCTTCGTGGTGGTGGACGAGCTGCACATGTATCGCGGCGTCTTCGGCTCCCACCTGGCCAACGTCATGCGGCGCCTGCTGCGCGTGGCGCGCTTCCACGGCAGCGAGCCGCTGTTCATCTCCGCTTCGGCCACCATCGGCAACCCGGGGGAGCACGCGTCGCGCGTCATCGGGCGCCCCGTGCGCGTGCTGGGCGAGAGCGGCGCGCCGGCGGGTCCGCGGCACGTGCGCGTGTACAACCCGCCCGTCATCAACGCCGAGCTGGGCATCCGGGAGAGCTACATCAAGGCGGCCGTCCGGCTCACGGTGGATCTCGTGTCGGCCGAGGTGCCCACGCTCGTGTTCGGGCAGTCGCGCAACGGCGTGGAGGTGATGCTCAAGTACCTGCGCGACAAGCTGCCCGACATCCCGCCGGACAGCATCCAGGCCTACCGCGGCGGCTACCTGCCGGAGACCCGCCGGCGCATCGAGCTCGGCCTGCGCGAGGGGACCGTGCGCTGCGTGGTGGCCACCAACGCGCTCGAGCTGGGCATCGACATCGGCGCGCTCTCGGCTGTGGTGTGCGCCGGCTATCCCGGCACCATCGCGGGGCTCTGGCAGCGCTTCGGGCGGGCCGGGCGCCGCCAGGAGCCCAGCGTCGCCGTGCTCGTCACGTCCAGCCAGCCGCACGACCAGTTCGTGGCGCGCGACCCCGAGCAGATCGTGGGCGCCCCCGTGGAAGAGGCGCGCATCGACCCCAACAATGTGGAGATCCTCATCCAGCACCTGAAGTGCGCCGCGTTCGAGCTGCCCTTCTCCGAGTCCGACGCGTTCGGCGACGTCCCCGCGGACGCGCTGGCCGACGCCCTTGGGTTCCTGGCCGACAACGAGGTGCTGCACCCGGCGCGGGACGGTCGCGGCGAGCTGGTCTACCACTGGTCGGCGGACAGCTACCCCGCCAACAACGTGTCGCTGCGCAGCGTGGGCTGGGACAACTTCGTCATCATCGATCTCGACACGGACAAGACCATCGCCGAGATGGACTGGCGCAGCACGCACACCATGCTGCACGTGCAGGCCATCTACCAGCACGACGGCGGGCAGTTCCAGGTGGAGCGCCTGGACTTCGAGAACCACAAGGCCTACGTCCGATCCGTCGCCCCCGACTACTACACCACCGCGCAGACGCACACGCGCGTGAGCGTGCTGGAGCAAGACGACGGGGCCAGCGTGCGGTTCACGCCCGAGGTGTCGCTGGCCGCGGGCCTGGGCGACGTGAGCGTCATCGAGCGCGTGGTGGGCTACAAGAAGATCAAGTACCACTCGCACGAGAACGTGGGCTACGGCGACGTGCACCTGCCCGAGATGCAGATGCACACCACGGGCTTCTGGCTGACGTTCCCCGAGGCCTGGGTCATGGCGCGTCCCGAGCCCCGCGCCGCCGTCATCGACGCGCTGCGTGGGCTCAGCAAGGCCATGCACACCGTGGCCAGCATCGGGCTGATGGTCGATCCGCGCGACCTCGGGCGCACGCTGGGCGACAAGACCGACGCGGATGGTCCGCCCGGCAAGGGTCACGGTGGGGGTCCGGGCTTCGACCCGACCATCTTCCTGTTCGACTACGTGGCGGGTGGCATCGGCCTCGCGCCCCGGCTGTTCGACGAGCGCGAGTCGCTGCTGCAGCGTACGCGGGTGCTGGTCGAGTCCTGCGACTGTCGCGCGGGGTGTCCGGCGTGCATCGGTCCCGACGCGGGCGAGAGCGACGAGCACGGCGTGCCCATCGAGGCTGCGCTGCTGACGCGTAAGGACATCGTCCTGGACGTGCTGCGCTCGCTCGGCGTGGCGGCGCTACACTGA
- a CDS encoding AAA family ATPase: MYIKALRLKRTKRIRDLTLRFVSTDGTPRPLTVIIGENGTAKTTILQAIALAATGRSQVNVLAGDVVGHLRDRRTSDPLSIDAAFVVPMPAGTGDVAASNPRMLTSQLWLGSDETVIRGADEEYEDGAKSDGIMSMGDPVGGTSRLDVVRSKGERGYFVAAYGVARHLPSPAKTVDLNRPHVDRIQPLFGASAQLTAFRFADYFDDDRARHFASELARVIASDLVPGIEGLELRGRGGVKQAGDLMERDRVHQTFGGTSYKLPAVALAHGYQSTLAWISDVFGHYMLEHGGKPTMAEVRGLVLVDEIDLYLHPRWQRTLIPALIRTFPNVQFVVTTHSPVVLANVAPASIVVLGQDPNTGDILATHIDPMTEEVSLVPIADASTALPDPRVMTGTEVYERFFGVEGLTLNERGEKLREYYRVVTDPDHRLHDSAGIATLRSQLESLGVSDLPLVVSDGTRDTEDGRH, translated from the coding sequence ATGTACATCAAGGCGCTCCGACTCAAGCGGACCAAGCGCATCCGTGATTTGACACTGAGATTCGTCAGCACGGATGGCACCCCGCGCCCTCTGACGGTGATCATCGGAGAAAACGGTACCGCCAAGACGACGATCCTGCAGGCGATCGCGCTGGCAGCGACTGGGCGGTCGCAGGTGAACGTGCTCGCCGGGGACGTTGTAGGGCACCTGCGTGATCGACGTACCAGTGATCCCCTCAGCATCGATGCAGCATTCGTTGTCCCGATGCCGGCCGGCACGGGCGATGTCGCAGCATCCAACCCGCGCATGCTGACTTCTCAGCTGTGGCTTGGCAGCGACGAGACCGTCATCCGGGGCGCCGACGAGGAGTACGAGGACGGGGCGAAGAGCGACGGCATCATGTCCATGGGCGATCCTGTGGGTGGTACCTCGCGCCTCGACGTGGTCCGGTCGAAAGGAGAGCGTGGCTACTTCGTAGCCGCCTACGGCGTGGCCCGACATCTTCCCTCTCCGGCGAAGACGGTCGACCTCAATCGGCCCCATGTGGACCGCATCCAGCCACTGTTTGGCGCCAGCGCACAACTGACCGCCTTTCGGTTCGCCGACTACTTCGACGACGATCGAGCGCGGCACTTCGCATCCGAACTCGCGCGGGTCATCGCGTCGGACCTCGTGCCGGGTATCGAGGGGCTCGAGCTGCGCGGGCGTGGCGGAGTCAAACAAGCTGGCGACCTGATGGAGCGGGACCGTGTCCACCAGACCTTCGGTGGCACCTCCTACAAGCTCCCAGCGGTGGCGCTCGCCCACGGATATCAGTCGACCCTGGCATGGATCTCGGACGTGTTCGGTCACTACATGCTCGAGCATGGTGGGAAGCCGACCATGGCCGAGGTGCGTGGTCTCGTCTTGGTCGATGAGATCGACCTCTATCTGCATCCAAGATGGCAGCGTACGTTGATCCCGGCGCTGATCCGTACGTTTCCGAACGTGCAGTTCGTCGTGACGACCCACTCACCGGTGGTACTTGCCAACGTCGCTCCCGCATCCATCGTCGTGCTTGGCCAGGACCCCAACACCGGGGACATCCTCGCGACGCACATCGATCCCATGACGGAGGAAGTCTCGCTCGTGCCGATAGCAGACGCTAGCACTGCGCTGCCCGACCCACGGGTCATGACCGGGACCGAAGTGTACGAACGCTTCTTCGGCGTCGAGGGGCTTACACTCAACGAGCGCGGCGAGAAGCTTCGGGAGTACTACCGGGTCGTCACCGACCCCGACCATCGATTGCACGACTCGGCAGGCATAGCGACGCTGAGGAGCCAGCTGGAGTCGCTGGGGGTCTCGGATCTCCCGTTGGTCGTGTCGGATGGCACCCGCGACACGGAGGATGGACGCCATTGA
- a CDS encoding ribonuclease H-like domain-containing protein: MPNGVLVRSVAPDLYMARGSDYAWRVSSLRTRLGRLTSPVSQGRGATPGAERDVARDHATATASAEARHAQTEVATEGMTSVAPHGQASVPALGAEDDPRASMRAEFERLRMHGRATRRAPERSERGARGGGPRVDELPGETHLTAFGELHVVSHRCAADHHHGARAIAPARHVDGDVVATLALDPQMRGLDFSRALYIDTETTGLMGGTGTVPFLIGTAAFEGEALVVRKYMLRRLGEEVPMLQALAEQLRAASCVVSFNGKSFDWPLLRTRFVMNRVKAPPVPPHLDLLHCARRVFRERMERVRLIDIEREVLGFTRVDDVAGAEIPELYMRYLRGGDPEPIARVIDHNRLDLIALSALLAELVGRFQGLGAENDPRDRLACARVAERAGDTALATALASAATDAEARGPAAAQAWLLRARVARRSGDEPAQEAALQAGVKALEGAPEVDVATRAALHLALAKLYEHGLRDLARAHEHARYTVPAEDEAQRDKRCERLAAKRRAAAAGSN; this comes from the coding sequence ATGCCCAATGGCGTTCTGGTGCGTTCGGTGGCGCCGGACCTTTACATGGCGCGCGGCTCCGACTACGCATGGCGCGTGTCCTCGTTGCGCACGCGCCTCGGTCGGCTGACGTCGCCCGTGTCTCAGGGGCGCGGGGCGACGCCCGGCGCCGAGCGGGATGTCGCGCGCGACCACGCCACGGCCACCGCGAGCGCGGAGGCGCGCCACGCGCAGACAGAAGTCGCCACCGAGGGGATGACCAGCGTTGCGCCGCACGGCCAGGCGAGCGTGCCTGCGCTCGGGGCGGAGGACGACCCACGTGCCAGCATGCGCGCCGAGTTCGAGCGGCTGCGCATGCACGGTCGGGCGACCCGTCGTGCCCCCGAGCGAAGTGAGCGTGGCGCCCGGGGGGGCGGCCCCCGTGTGGACGAGCTGCCGGGTGAGACCCACCTCACGGCGTTCGGCGAGCTGCACGTCGTCTCGCACCGCTGCGCCGCCGACCACCATCACGGGGCGCGCGCCATCGCCCCTGCGCGCCACGTCGACGGGGACGTCGTCGCCACGCTCGCGCTCGACCCCCAGATGCGCGGGCTCGACTTCTCGCGCGCGCTGTACATCGACACGGAGACCACCGGGCTGATGGGCGGCACGGGCACCGTCCCGTTCTTGATCGGCACGGCCGCCTTCGAGGGCGAGGCGCTGGTGGTGCGCAAGTACATGCTGCGCCGGCTGGGCGAGGAGGTGCCCATGCTGCAGGCGCTGGCCGAGCAGCTGCGCGCCGCCAGCTGCGTGGTGAGCTTCAACGGCAAGAGCTTCGACTGGCCGCTGCTGCGCACGCGCTTCGTGATGAACCGCGTCAAGGCCCCGCCCGTGCCGCCGCACCTCGACCTGCTGCACTGCGCCCGGCGCGTGTTCCGCGAGCGCATGGAGCGTGTACGCCTGATCGACATCGAGCGCGAGGTGCTCGGCTTCACGCGGGTGGACGACGTGGCCGGCGCCGAGATCCCCGAGCTCTACATGCGCTACCTGCGCGGCGGCGACCCCGAGCCCATCGCGCGGGTCATCGACCACAACCGGCTCGACCTGATTGCGCTCTCCGCGCTGCTGGCCGAGCTGGTCGGGAGGTTCCAGGGGCTCGGTGCCGAGAACGACCCACGCGACCGGCTGGCGTGCGCGCGCGTCGCCGAGCGCGCCGGGGACACGGCGCTCGCGACGGCGCTCGCCAGCGCGGCCACGGATGCCGAGGCGCGGGGCCCCGCGGCGGCCCAAGCTTGGCTGCTGCGCGCGCGCGTGGCACGTCGGTCCGGGGACGAGCCCGCCCAGGAGGCTGCGCTGCAGGCGGGGGTGAAGGCCCTCGAAGGCGCGCCCGAGGTGGACGTCGCGACGCGCGCCGCGCTGCACCTGGCGCTGGCCAAGCTCTACGAGCACGGCCTCCGGGATCTGGCGCGGGCCCACGAGCACGCCCGGTACACCGTCCCGGCCGAAGACGAGGCCCAGCGTGACAAGCGCTGTGAGCGCCTCGCGGCCAAGCGCCGGGCCGCCGCCGCCGGGTCCAACTGA
- a CDS encoding GGDEF domain-containing protein — protein sequence MSDDERTTNPHRTVITAADMPPQAPKHQDACLVVIYGDDLGRRVPLTRRPMVIGRSSKADVQIDQESVSRNHCRLIFHKDAYALQDMGSTNGSYVNDTLVDTIVLRDGDQLKVGRTILKFIVGGNVEAQYHEEIYRLMTVDGLTQVHNKRFFDEALDREVSRCTRYGRTFALVTFDIDHFKSVNDTHGHLAGDAVLRQLGVLVRDHVRRDDIVCRTGGEEFSILAPELDGAHGQVFAEKLRTLVETTHFEFESTRLPITISLGVAEWSTAMQSGDDLVRAADAKLYEAKRGGRNCVRGA from the coding sequence ATGTCCGACGACGAGCGGACCACGAACCCCCATAGGACGGTCATCACGGCCGCCGACATGCCCCCCCAGGCGCCCAAGCACCAAGATGCGTGCTTGGTGGTCATCTACGGGGACGACCTTGGCCGACGTGTCCCGCTGACGCGCCGGCCGATGGTCATTGGGCGCTCCAGCAAGGCCGACGTCCAGATCGACCAGGAGAGCGTGTCGCGCAACCACTGCCGGCTGATCTTCCACAAGGACGCCTACGCCCTGCAGGACATGGGCTCCACCAACGGCAGCTACGTCAACGACACGCTGGTCGACACCATCGTCCTGCGCGACGGTGACCAGCTCAAGGTGGGGCGCACCATCCTCAAGTTCATCGTGGGGGGCAACGTCGAGGCGCAGTACCACGAGGAGATCTACCGCCTGATGACGGTGGACGGCCTCACGCAGGTGCACAACAAGCGCTTCTTCGACGAGGCCCTCGATCGCGAGGTGTCGCGCTGCACCCGCTACGGTCGCACGTTTGCGCTGGTCACGTTCGACATCGATCACTTCAAGTCGGTGAACGACACGCACGGTCACTTGGCGGGGGACGCCGTCCTGCGACAGCTGGGCGTCCTGGTGCGTGATCACGTGAGGCGCGACGACATCGTCTGTCGCACGGGCGGGGAGGAGTTCTCCATCCTGGCACCCGAGCTCGATGGCGCACACGGGCAAGTCTTCGCGGAGAAGCTGCGCACGCTGGTGGAGACGACCCACTTCGAGTTCGAGAGCACACGGCTGCCCATCACCATCAGCCTCGGCGTGGCCGAGTGGTCTACGGCGATGCAGTCCGGCGACGATCTGGTGCGCGCCGCGGACGCCAAGCTCTACGAGGCCAAGCGGGGTGGTCGCAACTGCGTGCGGGGGGCCTAG